The DNA region TGATTTCGAAGCCTTCACCCGCCTCGTGGAAAACATCCGCATCGGCGAGACCGGCCACGCCTTCATCGTCAACCGCGCCGGCGATTTCCAGACTCAGCCGCGCTCCGATTTCTCCCAGTGCAAGGAGCTCCTGCTGGAGCTCATGCGCGAGTCCCTGCCGGCCGACCACGCCGTAGGGCCGACCCTCGTATTTACGGAAGGACACTCCTGCGAAACCAACGCCGACGCCGTGTACGTGCTGGCCACGCTCAAGCAGGGCGACTGGGTGATGATTTACGAGCAGATCGCGGCCGACGCCTTCCGCGACCTCTACCAGGCCCGGCTCATCGTCCTCTCGGTGCTGGCCCTCGGCTCCCTGGGCATCATCGTCACGGCCATCCTGCTCACGCGGCGGGTGGTGGCCTATATCGCCAAGCTCGATGCGGACAAGGAAAAGATGAACGAGCAGGTGGTGCACGCCTCCAAGATGGCCTCCCTGGGCGAGATGGCCGCCGGCATCGCCCACGAGATCAACAACCCCGTGGCCGTCATGGTGGAGGAGGCCGGCTGGATTCAGGACATCCTGGAGGATGCGCCCGAGGGCGAACCGGGTGACGTGCAGGAGATCCAGCGCGCCGTGAACCAGATCCGCACCCAGGGCAACCGCTGCAAGGACATCACCCAGAAGCTCCTGTCCTTTGCGCGCAAGACCGAGCCGGAACGCTGCGCCCTGGACGTGAACAGCCTGATCCTGGAGACCGTGGAGCTCGTGGCCTCCAAGGCCCGCTACGCCAACGTGCATATCGAGACCAGGCTCTCGCCCTTGCCGCCGCACATCCAGGCGTCTGTCACGGAGATGCAGCAGATCCTGCTGAACCTCATCAACAACAGCCTCGACGCCATGGAGGAAACCGGCGGCAAGCTGTCCATAGCCTCGCGCACCCTGGACTCCGTGGTGGAGATCGAAATCCGCGACACCGGGCCGGGCATTCCGGAGTCCGTGCTGCCCAAAATCTTCGACCCCTTTTTCACCACCAAGCCCGTGGGCCGGGGCACCGGCCTGGGGCTCGCGGTCTGCTACGGCCTCATCAAGAACATGAACGGCGACATCACCGTGAACAGTGCGGTGGGTCAAGGCGCCGAGTTCCGCATCCGCATCCCCCGGACTCCCGAATCCGCCGTGAGCTCCTTCAGTCTGAACCAACCGAAAGGAGGGACGCGATGAACGCAGAGAATGCGACACGCCCCATCCGGCTGATCCTGGTCGACGACGAGGAGAGCTTCGTGAACGTGCTGACCAAACGGCTGACGCGCCGCGGGGTGGAGGTAACGCCCGTGCTTTCCGGCGCGGAGGCGCTGCGGCTGATGCGCAAGTATGAGTACGACGTGATGGTTCTGGACCTGAAAATGGAGGAGATGAGCGGTCTGGACGTGCTCAAGACGGTGCGCATCGTGGCTCCGGAAACCCCGGTCATCATGCTCACCGGCCACGGCTCGGAGCAGGCCGCGCGCGAGGGCGTGACCCTGGGCGCCAGCGACTACCTCCTCAAACCCTGCGATCTCGACGTGCTCTTCCACAAGATCACGAAGGCCGCATGCAAAGCGAGGGCAACGCAATGAGTCCCGACAAGACGCTCGACGTCCTGATCATCGACGACGAGGTCCCCTTTTCCGACATCCTGAAAAAGCGTCTGGGCAAGCGCGGCCTGGACGTGCGCACGGCCAACTCCGGCCCCAAGGGCCTGGCCGCCCTGGAAGAGCGGCTGGCCGACGTGGTGGTGCTGGACATGCGCATGCCCGGGATGGACGGCGTGGACACATTCCGCGCCATCAAGGAGCTCGCGCCGGATACGGAGGTCATCTTCCTCACCGGCCATGTGGATACGGACAGCGCGCTGGCCGGCCTGGAGATGGGCGCCTTCGACTACTGCCTCAAGCCCATCGACCTGGATGCTCTCTACGACAAGCTGCTCGATGCCGCGGAGCGAAAGCGTCTCGCTGAGGGAATCGGCTCCGCCATAAAATAAACGGTTCTGCAACCCGGTAACAACCAAAGGAAAGAAACCATGAGAAAGATGCTTCGCCAGACCTATGGGTTCATGCGGGAGGCTGCACGCGCCCAGGCGCGCTGGGAGTTCGAGGCCTCCATGAACATCCTCAGCAGCAGAAAGCGGATGATCATCATCCTCGCGGTGACCTTGCCGCTGCTGCTCTTCACTGGCTACGTCCTGGCCGGCGGGCAGGACATGCCGTCCATCCTGGGCGGCAAACACGCATACAGCCCGGCGTACTACACGCCCGCCATCTTCGGCGTCTCCATCGCCATCGGCCTGTGCGCCGGCCTCATCACCGGATGCATCGGCGCCGGCGGAGGCTTCATCATCGCGCCGGCCCTCATGAGCGCGGGCATCAAGGGCATCCTCGCCGTGGGCACGGACCTCTTCCACATCTTCGCCAAGGCCATCATGGGCACCGTGGCGCACAAAAAGCTGGGCAACGTCTCGGTCAGCCTGGCCATCGCCTTCCTGGTGGGCTCCATCGGCGGCGTGCTCGGCGGCGGTATAATAAACCGCGCCATCTACGAGTTCGACCCCATGCTCTCCGACTCGTTCATCAGCTTTGTCTACGTCATCCTGCTGGGCTTCCTCGGCATATATGCGATGACGGACTTCATCCGCTCCTATCGCCGCGGCGAGCATGGCGACGCACACGGCCACGGCGGCAAGGGCGAGGCCAATACGAAGAAGAGCCTGCCGGCCATCCTGCAGGGCTCCCGCATTCCTCCCATGATCACCTTTGACGAGGACCTGACCCCCGGTGGCAAGAAAATCCCCGCGATCTACGTGGCGCTGTGCGGCGCGTTCGTGGGCTTCGTGGCCGCCATCATGGGCGTGGGCGGCGGCT from Oceanidesulfovibrio marinus includes:
- a CDS encoding sensor histidine kinase, with amino-acid sequence MTTPSLSSTLSKKISLLIIFVSLTPLIVVGGVFAHLFHTAYRGKTIAHLEELVSKHRDIVDSHLAERLASIKTLMDACPLEDLRRNDFLKELLYTLHTQYGRVFVDIGLVNDAGSLEAYAGPFQLGNAQYAKAEWFKKAMENDHFISDMFMGIRNQPHFIVAASREWGGRRYILRATVDFEAFTRLVENIRIGETGHAFIVNRAGDFQTQPRSDFSQCKELLLELMRESLPADHAVGPTLVFTEGHSCETNADAVYVLATLKQGDWVMIYEQIAADAFRDLYQARLIVLSVLALGSLGIIVTAILLTRRVVAYIAKLDADKEKMNEQVVHASKMASLGEMAAGIAHEINNPVAVMVEEAGWIQDILEDAPEGEPGDVQEIQRAVNQIRTQGNRCKDITQKLLSFARKTEPERCALDVNSLILETVELVASKARYANVHIETRLSPLPPHIQASVTEMQQILLNLINNSLDAMEETGGKLSIASRTLDSVVEIEIRDTGPGIPESVLPKIFDPFFTTKPVGRGTGLGLAVCYGLIKNMNGDITVNSAVGQGAEFRIRIPRTPESAVSSFSLNQPKGGTR
- a CDS encoding response regulator; its protein translation is MNAENATRPIRLILVDDEESFVNVLTKRLTRRGVEVTPVLSGAEALRLMRKYEYDVMVLDLKMEEMSGLDVLKTVRIVAPETPVIMLTGHGSEQAAREGVTLGASDYLLKPCDLDVLFHKITKAACKARATQ
- a CDS encoding response regulator translates to MSPDKTLDVLIIDDEVPFSDILKKRLGKRGLDVRTANSGPKGLAALEERLADVVVLDMRMPGMDGVDTFRAIKELAPDTEVIFLTGHVDTDSALAGLEMGAFDYCLKPIDLDALYDKLLDAAERKRLAEGIGSAIK
- a CDS encoding sulfite exporter TauE/SafE family protein, with amino-acid sequence MRKMLRQTYGFMREAARAQARWEFEASMNILSSRKRMIIILAVTLPLLLFTGYVLAGGQDMPSILGGKHAYSPAYYTPAIFGVSIAIGLCAGLITGCIGAGGGFIIAPALMSAGIKGILAVGTDLFHIFAKAIMGTVAHKKLGNVSVSLAIAFLVGSIGGVLGGGIINRAIYEFDPMLSDSFISFVYVILLGFLGIYAMTDFIRSYRRGEHGDAHGHGGKGEANTKKSLPAILQGSRIPPMITFDEDLTPGGKKIPAIYVALCGAFVGFVAAIMGVGGGFLTFPMFVYVLGVSSFTTVGTDILQIIFTAGFASITQYAIYGFIFYTLAMGMLLGSLVGIQIGALATKLVKGIYIRGFYAIAIMAGFVNRLFALPSKLVDLEYISMSKSTAAVITQVGNVTFFIVVGLFAIWVFSVFFRNISKLRAEA